Proteins encoded together in one Rhipicephalus sanguineus isolate Rsan-2018 chromosome 9, BIME_Rsan_1.4, whole genome shotgun sequence window:
- the LOC119405466 gene encoding myb-like protein V, whose amino-acid sequence MDEEIAEKEVDASMRELDDAAEDLGEREAKDGKAEKTRKRWRRKKKRNHDEQRGGMWATENKAIVDEAIVVNAVAHVRENESENNSDSYMEAAAKEGEALLKELGLKDNNVPDSGRRRTRSQTRGTTAAPAERKTPTKPARGAKKAAASKRSKKEESEEEEEEEAASAEEDSTTAAYEDGSADSVEKKDEKDKVNNEEDAGKARLADSEDASADYTEEPEVKNTEEEPTTDSGSKATAMTTADPNLM is encoded by the coding sequence ATGGACGAGGAGATCGCCGAGAAAGAGGTCGACGCCAGCATGCGGGAACTGGACGATGCGGCAGAAGATCTTGGAGAACGAGAAGCCAAGGATGGAAAGGCGGAGAAGACGAGAAAGAGgtggagaagaaagaaaaagagaaaccacGATGAACAGCGTGGTGGTATGTGGGCCACGGAGAACAAGGCGATCGTGGACGAGGCGATCGTTGTGAACGCAGTGGCACACGTTCGCGAAAACGAGTCTGAAAACAACTCGGACAGCTACATGGAGGCGGCCGCCAAGGAGGGCGAGGCCCTTCTAAAGGAACTCGGCCTCAAGGACAACAACGTCCCAGACAGTGGCCGTAGGCGCACACGCTCGCAGACGCGGGGCACCACGGCTGCTCCCGCTGAACGGAAGACCCCTACCAAGCCAGCGCGCGGTGCCAAGAAGGCTGCGGCCTCCAAGCGCAGTAAGAAGGAAGagagtgaagaggaggaggaagaagaggcagCCTCTGCTGAGGAGGACTCGACGACGGCCGCTTACGAGGACGGGTCAGCAGACAGCGTAGAGAAGAAAGATGAGAAGGACAAGGTGAACAACGAGGAGGATGCAGGCAAGGCACGGCTAGCAGATTCCGAGGATGCCAGCGCCGATTACACGGAGGAACCAGAGGTCAAAAACACGGAAGAGGAGCCAACCACAGACAGTGGCAGCAAGGCGACAGCCATGACGACCGCTGACCCGAATTTGATGTAG